From one Candidatus Zixiibacteriota bacterium genomic stretch:
- a CDS encoding PspC domain-containing protein, with amino-acid sequence MEKRLYRSNSSTIIGGVCGGLGEYFEVDPAFIRILAVLLFFAKGIGLLAYIVAWIIIPRRPLDIETPKPANGEYRFANWHKYIPGIALIGLGAILLMRNFWYWISWTEIFSVLLILVGLSLILTRYAGKNEHVKTELNGNHMNGSNGGPGA; translated from the coding sequence ATGGAAAAGCGACTCTACCGGTCCAACAGCAGCACGATAATCGGCGGCGTATGCGGGGGGCTTGGGGAGTATTTCGAGGTTGATCCCGCGTTTATCCGGATACTGGCGGTTCTGTTGTTTTTCGCCAAGGGTATCGGGTTGCTGGCGTATATCGTGGCGTGGATAATCATCCCTCGTCGCCCGCTTGACATCGAGACTCCGAAGCCGGCGAACGGGGAGTATCGCTTCGCCAACTGGCACAAGTATATTCCGGGAATCGCGCTGATCGGACTCGGCGCGATTCTGCTCATGCGGAATTTCTGGTACTGGATTTCGTGGACGGAGATCTTTTCGGTGCTGCTTATCCTTGTTGGATTGTCGCTGATCCTGACGAGATACGCGGGCAAGAACGAACATGTGAAGACAGAGTTAAACGGTAACCATATGAATGGCTCAAACGGAGGGCCGGGCGCATGA
- a CDS encoding sigma-54 dependent transcriptional regulator — translation MVSPIVILVTPGGYGPGAIAWEKLGTVLTELAELYQLVKETRIDIVLVDEDRIDITPAVATRIRRYNPLVDIWRFSNQQRDPDDHEKYIDGHVSTEYGQAGVRDKIRQILDDKRLLERYGFVGRSPQLRQIAHTIQRIAPTDASVLIVGPSGSGKELTARALHKDSKRSDHPFVAINCGALAEGVLESELFGHERGAFTGSVAKREGLFHKADGGTIFLDEIGETTQNMQVKLLRVLEDGTYYPVGSSSPRRVDVRVVAATNRDLTEAIAERHFREDLYFRIGVVKIILPPLLERPQDIQPLLHHFWEGGREPNYSDSALSLLTRYDWPGNVRQLRNFVTRMTALKPTGLVEAVDVERFIAEQHAGGTNLPVSTGRTVEEAGQELIYRAIVQLGNEVRLLRDLITAHLPDESSATRSEGDRAVPPGNATMDDMERMLIEQTLAATGGNRKETARRLGIGERTLYRKISKYRLN, via the coding sequence ATGGTTTCACCGATAGTCATACTGGTTACGCCCGGCGGTTATGGGCCGGGCGCGATAGCGTGGGAAAAACTCGGCACGGTCCTTACCGAGCTGGCCGAGTTGTACCAGCTCGTGAAAGAAACGAGAATCGATATCGTGCTGGTCGACGAGGACCGGATCGACATCACGCCGGCGGTGGCGACCCGGATTCGCCGCTACAATCCGCTGGTGGATATCTGGCGGTTTTCGAATCAGCAGCGCGATCCGGACGATCACGAGAAGTATATCGACGGTCATGTGTCGACCGAGTACGGGCAGGCCGGCGTTCGGGACAAGATACGGCAGATACTTGACGACAAGCGGTTGCTGGAGCGGTACGGCTTTGTGGGCCGGTCGCCGCAGCTTCGGCAGATCGCGCACACGATCCAGCGGATTGCGCCGACGGACGCATCGGTGTTGATAGTCGGCCCATCGGGATCCGGTAAGGAGCTGACGGCACGGGCGCTGCACAAGGATTCGAAGCGGTCGGATCACCCGTTTGTAGCGATCAACTGTGGTGCGCTTGCTGAAGGAGTTCTGGAATCGGAGTTGTTCGGCCACGAACGGGGCGCGTTTACCGGGTCGGTGGCAAAGCGCGAAGGGCTGTTTCACAAGGCCGACGGAGGCACGATTTTCCTCGACGAAATCGGCGAGACGACGCAGAACATGCAGGTGAAGCTTCTTCGCGTTCTCGAGGACGGCACGTACTATCCGGTCGGCTCGTCATCGCCGCGCCGCGTGGACGTGCGGGTGGTTGCGGCCACGAATCGCGATCTCACGGAGGCGATCGCCGAGCGGCATTTCCGGGAGGATCTCTACTTTCGAATCGGGGTCGTGAAGATAATCCTGCCGCCGCTGCTGGAGCGGCCGCAGGACATTCAACCGCTGCTTCATCACTTCTGGGAAGGCGGGCGTGAGCCGAACTACAGCGACTCGGCGCTCAGCCTGTTGACGCGCTACGACTGGCCGGGCAATGTGCGGCAGTTGCGCAATTTTGTCACGCGCATGACGGCGTTAAAGCCGACCGGGCTGGTGGAGGCGGTCGATGTGGAACGATTTATCGCCGAGCAGCACGCCGGCGGTACCAACCTGCCGGTTTCGACTGGACGAACGGTGGAGGAAGCCGGGCAGGAGCTGATTTATCGCGCTATCGTGCAGCTCGGCAACGAGGTTCGTCTGCTGCGCGATCTGATAACGGCACATCTGCCCGATGAGTCATCGGCGACGCGCAGCGAGGGCGACCGGGCCGTTCCGCCGGGAAACGCAACGATGGATGACATGGAACGAATGTTGATAGAACAGACATTGGCCGCCACGGGCGGCAACCGCAAAGAGACCGCCCGGCGGCTTGGTATCGGCGAAAGGACCTTATACAGGAAAATCAGCAAGTACCGTCTTAATTGA
- a CDS encoding MBOAT family protein: MIFNSIEFLVFFVIVLGAYWIMSRKAQNWFLLVASYVFYGAWDYRFLSLILLSTFVDYYIGNKVYAAEASSKRKQLLAVSVVVNLVILGFFKYFNFFAGSLQDLVGLFGFELSTFSLTIVLPVGISFYTFQTMSYTIDIYKGKLEPSRDFFDFALFVAFFPQLVAGPIERAINLLPQVYAKRRFDLDQFGGGCYLILWGLFKKVVIADNLAVTVDQIFAKSEGFYSGEVLVGVLYFAFQIYCDFSGYSDIARGVAKTLGFELMVNFNLPYIARNPSDFWLRWHISLSSWLRDYLYIPLGGNRHGNLMTYRNLILTMLLGGLWHGAAWNFVVWGLFHGLILAGHRKYTEIREKFFGPVKKKATWYGIAISVTVMFVFTLYGWLLFRAHTFAQIWEMTVNFVPLGFDPPFFNALAKLVVYVSVLVLVQIGQIYTKNLEFIVERPVALQSAFYLACFYLLVVFGAFNGTSFIYFQF; the protein is encoded by the coding sequence ATGATTTTCAACAGCATTGAGTTTCTGGTTTTCTTCGTAATCGTGCTCGGCGCTTACTGGATTATGTCCCGGAAGGCGCAGAACTGGTTTCTGCTGGTGGCGAGCTATGTCTTTTATGGCGCCTGGGATTATCGATTCCTCTCGCTGATCCTGCTGTCAACATTCGTCGACTACTACATCGGAAACAAAGTCTACGCCGCCGAAGCGAGTTCGAAGCGGAAGCAGCTGCTGGCGGTCAGTGTCGTGGTCAATCTCGTTATCCTCGGGTTCTTCAAGTACTTCAACTTTTTCGCCGGGAGCCTGCAGGACCTGGTGGGTCTGTTTGGATTCGAGTTGAGCACGTTCAGTCTCACGATTGTGCTTCCGGTCGGCATCTCGTTTTACACCTTCCAGACGATGAGCTACACGATCGATATCTACAAGGGCAAGCTCGAACCGTCCCGCGATTTCTTCGATTTTGCGCTGTTTGTGGCTTTCTTTCCCCAGCTGGTCGCCGGTCCGATCGAACGTGCAATCAACCTCCTTCCGCAGGTGTATGCGAAGCGCAGGTTTGACCTTGACCAGTTCGGCGGGGGCTGTTACCTGATCTTGTGGGGGTTGTTCAAGAAAGTGGTGATTGCCGACAATCTGGCTGTCACAGTCGACCAGATATTCGCGAAGTCAGAAGGATTCTATTCAGGCGAAGTGCTAGTAGGCGTCCTTTATTTCGCCTTCCAGATCTACTGTGACTTTTCCGGCTACTCCGATATTGCCCGTGGTGTTGCGAAGACGCTTGGGTTCGAGCTGATGGTGAACTTCAATTTGCCCTATATCGCCCGCAACCCGAGCGATTTCTGGCTGCGCTGGCATATCTCGCTGTCATCGTGGTTGCGCGACTATCTGTATATCCCGCTCGGCGGCAACCGTCACGGCAACCTCATGACCTATCGCAATCTGATTCTCACTATGCTGCTTGGAGGGCTGTGGCACGGCGCGGCCTGGAATTTCGTGGTGTGGGGACTTTTCCACGGATTGATCCTAGCCGGGCACCGCAAATACACGGAAATTCGCGAGAAGTTTTTCGGGCCGGTTAAGAAGAAAGCCACCTGGTACGGGATCGCCATTTCCGTGACCGTTATGTTTGTCTTTACGCTGTACGGCTGGCTGCTGTTCCGGGCGCACACGTTTGCGCAGATCTGGGAGATGACGGTCAATTTCGTGCCCCTGGGGTTTGATCCGCCCTTTTTCAACGCGCTGGCCAAACTGGTGGTCTACGTATCCGTGCTGGTGCTGGTGCAGATCGGCCAGATCTACACGAAGAACCTCGAGTTTATCGTAGAACGTCCGGTTGCATTGCAATCGGCCTTCTACCTGGCCTGCTTCTATTTGCTGGTAGTCTTTGGAGCCTTTAATGGTACGTCGTTTATTTACTTCCAATTCTAA
- the mtaB gene encoding tRNA (N(6)-L-threonylcarbamoyladenosine(37)-C(2))-methylthiotransferase MtaB, whose protein sequence is MAQSKIRKLSVATTGCRLNQYESERMAAELYRYGFVRAEKGEKADLYLINTCTVTHRADSTSRNLISRAARENPDGRIVVAGCYVDSDPETVAGMEGVDVLIPNTDKEDITRILPRHLPELFEDCDEPDKGCSGTIADFYHHNRAWIKISDGCNQWCSFCILPTVRGRLTNRPAIEIIDEINGLVAKGYEEVVLTGIHIGHYKNRKVEPQVKNLAGLIKMILRETDLKRVRVSSIEPQTVRDELLELYATSSGRVCRHWHLPLQSGSSRILKAMRRPYNQAMYLGRLEEVKRAVPETIIGADVIVGFPGESDEDFEKTRGVCESGLIDYLHVFSYSDRAGTTATEMPDKVNPEVIKERNTILTRISKRIRREAMQRQVGRTLGVISEYRKVKNRFHFGVSDNYMKVRLPDNFESGKRIIDVRITERREDHLIGEITRDSTASVA, encoded by the coding sequence ATGGCACAATCGAAGATCAGAAAACTCTCCGTTGCTACCACCGGCTGCCGGCTCAACCAGTATGAGTCCGAACGCATGGCCGCCGAGCTCTATCGCTACGGCTTTGTCCGTGCCGAAAAAGGCGAAAAAGCCGACCTCTACCTCATCAACACCTGTACCGTCACCCACCGGGCCGACTCCACCAGCCGCAACCTGATCAGCCGGGCGGCGCGGGAGAACCCCGACGGCCGGATCGTGGTGGCCGGATGCTACGTCGACTCGGACCCCGAAACCGTAGCCGGGATGGAGGGAGTCGACGTCCTGATCCCCAACACCGACAAAGAAGACATCACCCGCATCCTCCCCCGTCACCTCCCTGAGTTATTCGAAGACTGTGACGAGCCGGATAAGGGCTGTTCAGGTACAATCGCCGATTTCTACCACCACAACCGGGCCTGGATCAAAATCTCCGACGGCTGCAACCAGTGGTGCTCGTTCTGCATCCTCCCTACCGTCCGGGGCCGCCTGACAAACCGCCCGGCTATCGAGATTATCGATGAAATCAACGGACTGGTCGCGAAGGGGTACGAAGAGGTCGTGCTGACCGGAATTCATATCGGCCATTACAAAAACCGCAAGGTTGAACCGCAGGTCAAAAACCTCGCCGGCCTGATCAAGATGATCCTTCGCGAGACCGACCTCAAACGCGTCCGAGTCAGCTCTATCGAACCGCAGACCGTTCGCGATGAACTGCTGGAGCTGTACGCAACCTCCAGCGGCCGTGTCTGCCGACACTGGCACCTTCCGCTGCAGTCAGGTTCATCACGCATTCTCAAGGCGATGCGTCGCCCGTACAATCAGGCGATGTATCTCGGCCGGCTCGAAGAAGTCAAAAGGGCCGTGCCTGAGACGATCATCGGCGCCGACGTTATCGTTGGTTTCCCCGGCGAATCCGACGAGGATTTTGAAAAGACCAGAGGCGTGTGCGAATCGGGACTGATCGACTACCTGCATGTCTTCAGCTACTCCGACCGCGCCGGCACCACCGCGACTGAGATGCCGGACAAAGTCAACCCCGAAGTCATCAAAGAACGCAACACCATCCTGACGCGTATCTCCAAACGGATTCGTCGTGAGGCGATGCAACGTCAGGTGGGCCGGACACTCGGCGTTATCTCCGAGTATCGCAAAGTCAAAAACCGCTTCCATTTTGGCGTCTCCGACAACTACATGAAAGTTCGCCTCCCCGACAACTTCGAGTCCGGCAAACGGATCATCGATGTCCGCATCACCGAGCGACGGGAAGACCATCTCATCGGCGAGATTACTCGAGACTCGACGGCATCCGTCGCGTAA
- a CDS encoding PEP-CTERM sorting domain-containing protein: MLKISRLVLLAACLILAAGSSFAFPTLVMTETVETDRFVGYDSRTYDFFSDIRFYTQQDDGSQTMGYWIGTHDDLLSQLTWSHTLPSDLQVPPDIIRRATLWINGSAIDGDGNLIEINGTFTWNPLNNAFDDNTLYDLTDVDVPGFWNNGALDVSIFAGETAFRINKAALAIDYTSVPEPLTFGLFGLGLLGFGLVRRLNK, encoded by the coding sequence ATGCTCAAAATCTCCCGACTTGTGCTTCTGGCTGCCTGCCTGATTTTGGCAGCTGGCAGCAGCTTTGCGTTTCCGACCCTGGTCATGACGGAGACAGTCGAGACAGATCGGTTTGTCGGCTACGATAGCCGTACGTACGATTTTTTCTCTGACATTCGGTTCTACACGCAGCAGGATGACGGTTCCCAGACCATGGGATACTGGATCGGCACGCACGATGATTTGCTGTCGCAGTTGACCTGGAGTCATACGCTCCCCAGCGATCTGCAGGTTCCGCCGGATATCATCCGTCGGGCTACCCTGTGGATCAACGGCAGTGCGATCGACGGCGACGGAAACCTGATTGAGATTAACGGGACGTTTACGTGGAATCCGCTGAACAACGCGTTTGATGACAACACGCTGTATGATTTGACGGATGTTGACGTTCCGGGCTTCTGGAACAACGGTGCGCTGGATGTGAGCATTTTTGCGGGCGAGACTGCGTTCCGCATCAACAAGGCGGCTCTGGCGATTGACTACACCTCGGTCCCCGAGCCGTTGACCTTTGGCCTGTTCGGGCTCGGGTTGCTCGGATTCGGCCTCGTGCGCCGTCTCAACAAGTAG
- a CDS encoding deoxyguanosinetriphosphate triphosphohydrolase has product MIDRHEIERREREFLAGYAARAAESRGRVYPQDEHPLRTAFQRDRDRIIHSAAFRRMEYKTQVFLPHEGDHYRTRLTHTIEVAQVARTLSRCLGLNEDLTEAVALAHDLGHTPFGHAGEDVLDELLADCGGFNHNRQSLRVIDWLEQRYPGFAGLNLSYEVREGIAKHETKAVIATAEFHPDEHPTLEATLVDLADEIAYNAADVDDGINAGLISFDDVVSLSILADWDPRRELAAMTLDQRRYAVARILVNRMATDVLDETQRRIAAHRIKTLSDVRRASGKIAGFSAEVDEQVRQLKAFLMQRVYRHPRLMVMTANAREIIQTLFARFLEDPSLMPARFQEMLEQHPLQTVIADYVAGMTDRFAQRLVSQRPERCD; this is encoded by the coding sequence TTGATTGATCGACACGAGATAGAACGGCGGGAGCGCGAGTTCCTCGCCGGGTATGCGGCACGAGCGGCGGAGTCCCGGGGGCGGGTGTATCCGCAAGACGAGCACCCGCTGCGGACTGCATTTCAGCGGGACCGCGACCGGATTATCCATTCGGCGGCATTCCGCCGCATGGAGTACAAGACCCAGGTCTTCCTGCCGCATGAGGGCGACCACTATCGGACGCGCCTGACGCACACGATCGAAGTGGCGCAGGTCGCGCGCACCCTGTCCCGCTGCCTGGGGTTGAATGAAGATCTGACTGAGGCGGTGGCTCTTGCGCACGATCTGGGGCATACGCCGTTCGGTCACGCCGGTGAGGACGTGCTGGACGAGCTGCTTGCTGACTGCGGCGGTTTCAATCACAACCGCCAGTCACTTCGCGTGATCGACTGGCTGGAGCAGCGGTACCCGGGATTTGCGGGGCTGAACCTGTCGTATGAGGTCCGCGAGGGGATCGCGAAACATGAAACCAAAGCGGTGATCGCCACCGCCGAGTTCCATCCCGACGAGCACCCGACACTGGAAGCAACGCTGGTCGATTTGGCCGACGAGATCGCTTACAATGCGGCGGATGTCGACGACGGCATCAACGCGGGGTTGATCTCGTTCGACGACGTGGTGTCGCTCAGTATCCTCGCTGACTGGGATCCGCGACGGGAGCTTGCCGCGATGACGCTCGACCAGCGGCGCTACGCGGTGGCCCGGATTCTGGTCAATCGTATGGCCACTGATGTGCTTGATGAAACGCAGCGGCGAATTGCCGCTCACCGGATCAAGACGCTCAGCGACGTGCGTCGTGCATCGGGCAAAATCGCCGGATTCTCCGCCGAAGTCGATGAGCAGGTTCGCCAGTTGAAGGCGTTTCTCATGCAGCGCGTGTACCGGCATCCGCGGCTGATGGTGATGACCGCAAACGCGCGCGAGATAATTCAGACGCTCTTCGCGCGTTTTCTCGAGGACCCGTCGCTCATGCCTGCCCGGTTTCAGGAGATGCTGGAACAGCATCCGCTCCAGACGGTCATTGCTGATTATGTGGCCGGGATGACGGATCGCTTCGCCCAGCGGCTGGTCTCACAACGGCCGGAACGGTGTGACTGA
- a CDS encoding lamin tail domain-containing protein, with translation MRRLIFILLVLLWSAQAADVMAAVRVSEVMANEPGSATSLEWIELHNDGSAAVSLSFYEIRVDGVPIAFSVPLTIDSGEYIIVCRDFFSFEETFGDASGIWGDDSSEHGRLVQPSGSFSLSNSAGSVSAVRITPFAADSLSWTLSGGDGISWERENYVSPTPRQSLDPSGSTPGYINSRMPVPVDLSIDTVAVFPTETGSRVIAVVTNRGQQSSENDSLRVFYVNAADTSDISDLIELIAIPSLDTGFSTPITFDLAPAAMYDTIGLRLPLDSRVNNNRRDVMVVGPAFPPVMLSEFLANPAAGQTAEWIELTTRMDALHDIAGWSIGDALSVHVISADEFIITPGQYPVLTDNSAAFLLDYPDFDGTVVMPDGWATLNNSDDVVRLVDPFGFVADSVTYGSTYADNHTWARGYGQDGQLLWGRSSVAGGSPGDSNDIRITPNAPGLRVSIDPQVISPDGDGIDETAVIRVAGPADVVYTIRLYDRQGREVRTFEDGARDLRPEYEWDGRSGGGARLPIGIYILYVEAEGVESVKKTVVVAR, from the coding sequence ATGCGAAGACTCATATTCATACTGCTCGTGCTCCTTTGGTCCGCTCAGGCAGCGGATGTCATGGCCGCGGTGCGGGTCAGCGAAGTTATGGCAAATGAGCCGGGCTCGGCGACATCGCTGGAGTGGATCGAGTTGCACAATGACGGATCAGCTGCCGTTTCACTTTCATTCTATGAGATTCGGGTCGATGGTGTCCCGATCGCTTTTTCGGTGCCGCTGACGATCGATTCCGGCGAGTACATTATTGTCTGCCGCGACTTCTTCTCATTTGAGGAGACATTCGGCGACGCATCGGGCATCTGGGGTGACGATTCATCGGAGCACGGCAGGCTCGTCCAGCCTTCCGGATCGTTCAGCCTCTCGAACAGTGCAGGGTCTGTTTCGGCCGTGCGCATCACGCCCTTTGCGGCCGACTCGCTCAGTTGGACTTTAAGCGGCGGTGACGGCATATCGTGGGAACGGGAAAACTATGTTTCGCCGACGCCGAGGCAGTCGCTTGATCCATCGGGTTCCACGCCGGGCTACATTAACTCACGGATGCCGGTACCGGTCGATCTCTCGATAGATACGGTGGCAGTCTTCCCCACCGAAACAGGCAGCAGAGTCATCGCGGTCGTTACCAATCGCGGACAGCAAAGCTCAGAAAACGACAGCCTGCGCGTGTTCTACGTGAATGCCGCCGACACATCGGATATCAGCGATCTAATCGAGCTGATCGCGATACCGTCGCTGGATACCGGGTTCTCAACGCCGATCACATTTGATCTTGCCCCTGCGGCGATGTACGATACAATCGGACTTCGGCTTCCCCTCGACAGCCGGGTGAACAATAACCGTCGTGACGTCATGGTCGTGGGGCCGGCGTTTCCACCCGTCATGTTGTCGGAGTTCCTGGCGAACCCAGCCGCCGGGCAGACCGCCGAGTGGATCGAACTAACCACCCGCATGGACGCCCTGCATGATATCGCCGGCTGGTCTATCGGCGACGCGCTCAGTGTTCACGTGATCAGCGCTGACGAGTTCATCATCACGCCGGGGCAGTATCCGGTGCTGACCGATAACAGCGCGGCGTTTCTGCTGGATTACCCGGATTTCGATGGGACGGTGGTGATGCCGGACGGCTGGGCCACGCTGAACAATTCCGACGACGTCGTCCGGCTGGTCGACCCATTCGGATTCGTGGCCGACTCAGTGACCTACGGATCGACGTATGCCGACAACCACACATGGGCGCGCGGCTACGGACAGGACGGGCAGCTTCTGTGGGGCCGCTCATCCGTCGCGGGCGGCTCCCCCGGCGACAGCAACGATATCAGGATAACACCGAACGCACCGGGACTGCGCGTGTCGATTGACCCACAGGTCATCTCTCCTGATGGTGACGGTATCGATGAAACCGCCGTGATCCGCGTTGCCGGTCCCGCCGACGTCGTGTACACAATCCGTCTGTACGATCGCCAGGGACGAGAAGTGCGCACGTTTGAAGACGGCGCCCGGGACCTTCGTCCTGAATACGAGTGGGACGGCCGTTCGGGCGGCGGCGCTCGTCTTCCTATCGGGATCTATATTTTGTACGTCGAAGCGGAGGGTGTGGAATCCGTCAAGAAGACGGTGGTGGTGGCGCGATGA
- a CDS encoding sigma-70 family RNA polymerase sigma factor — MSADPQKKQEETAAGPVPTMSSGVERKLVEAAQNGDQRAFGQLIRLHQKKLLRFIASLVGSVDQADDIVQEAFVRAWQNLKSFRTEYDFYPWLSTIARNLAYNELRRQEKTQSLDQMKEGGFNPVDTDLGPLEKMMNGEMQERFYKALWAMPVLYRSVFVLRHFENMDYAQIGSYLKIPPGTVDSRLYRARRYLMDELKDLL; from the coding sequence GTGAGCGCAGATCCTCAAAAAAAGCAGGAAGAAACCGCCGCCGGGCCGGTACCAACGATGAGCAGCGGGGTCGAGCGGAAGCTGGTAGAGGCTGCCCAGAACGGCGATCAGCGGGCGTTCGGCCAGTTGATTCGGCTTCACCAGAAAAAGCTCTTGCGGTTTATCGCGTCGCTGGTCGGTTCAGTGGACCAGGCGGACGACATCGTTCAGGAGGCGTTCGTGCGGGCATGGCAGAATCTGAAATCCTTTCGCACCGAGTACGACTTTTACCCCTGGCTTTCGACGATCGCCCGGAACCTTGCCTACAATGAACTTCGGCGGCAGGAGAAGACGCAGTCGCTGGATCAGATGAAAGAGGGCGGCTTCAACCCGGTCGATACAGACCTCGGCCCGCTGGAGAAGATGATGAACGGCGAGATGCAGGAGCGATTCTACAAGGCGTTGTGGGCGATGCCGGTCTTGTACCGCTCGGTGTTCGTGTTGCGCCATTTCGAGAATATGGATTACGCCCAAATCGGCAGTTATCTGAAGATACCGCCCGGCACGGTGGACTCGCGCCTGTATCGGGCGCGACGGTACCTGATGGACGAGCTGAAGGATTTGCTGTAG
- the holA gene encoding DNA polymerase III subunit delta has translation MLYYRMAVVSPNQLASDIQAGKFKPSYYFFGEEDYRIAEAEKFVARHFLPNRQMITNYSRIDGRRTPVADLLAELQALPMLGERQVIVVMSFQSYRPDDIGKVAKMLTPPDPNRIVIFSSPSDKMPKAKSAFFRTISSLVDVVVKFDRLTPDEAVRTFRKLLAGHQMSIEDDALRLFTEMIAGNRGALEREADKLIEYKERTGTVTIDDIRMVCSGFEVYDVFKLADYVVDGDRRQVMKMLHRLMAGGDVSGTILFSLGQHFINLYLLRTGGQLPSKYRWLARNIGPQARRFSEEQLERYIIRTAETQSDMRRGRVKAEAAMEMLVLSLLENPGR, from the coding sequence ATGCTATACTACCGCATGGCGGTCGTCTCTCCCAATCAGTTAGCCAGCGATATTCAGGCGGGGAAGTTCAAGCCGTCGTATTATTTCTTCGGCGAGGAGGACTACCGTATCGCGGAGGCGGAGAAGTTTGTCGCCCGGCATTTCCTCCCGAACCGTCAGATGATCACCAACTATAGCCGAATCGACGGGCGCAGGACGCCGGTCGCCGATCTGCTGGCGGAGCTGCAGGCGCTTCCGATGCTCGGCGAGCGGCAGGTGATTGTCGTGATGTCTTTCCAGAGCTACCGGCCGGACGATATCGGGAAGGTGGCGAAGATGCTTACGCCGCCCGATCCGAACCGGATTGTGATTTTCTCGAGCCCATCGGACAAGATGCCCAAAGCCAAGTCGGCGTTTTTCCGTACGATATCGTCGCTGGTCGACGTGGTCGTGAAGTTCGATCGGTTGACGCCGGACGAGGCGGTCCGGACGTTTCGCAAGCTGCTGGCCGGGCACCAGATGTCGATTGAGGACGACGCGCTTCGGTTGTTCACCGAGATGATCGCAGGCAACCGCGGGGCTCTCGAGCGGGAGGCCGACAAACTGATCGAATACAAAGAGCGGACCGGCACCGTGACGATCGATGACATTCGGATGGTGTGTTCGGGGTTTGAGGTCTACGACGTTTTCAAGCTGGCCGATTATGTAGTCGACGGGGATCGGCGACAAGTCATGAAAATGCTGCATAGGCTGATGGCGGGCGGCGACGTGTCCGGCACGATTCTTTTCAGTCTCGGACAGCACTTCATTAACCTGTATCTGCTTCGGACCGGCGGGCAGCTTCCATCGAAGTATCGCTGGCTGGCCCGGAATATAGGTCCGCAGGCGCGGCGGTTCAGCGAGGAGCAGCTTGAGCGGTACATCATAAGAACCGCAGAGACCCAGTCGGATATGCGTCGCGGACGGGTTAAGGCCGAGGCGGCCATGGAGATGTTGGTGCTTTCGCTTCTGGAGAACCCGGGTCGGTGA
- a CDS encoding PEP-CTERM sorting domain-containing protein, with protein sequence MRKLVAAALLFTAIAFTAGSALALPLGMNQSSWSNASWAGERWNYVEQLNFYEMGGDQSGYWIGAASRGFDQSSFSYAHNLPVNLTQGVNRAWLWINADYVDTYGNIVTLEGRFSGRLNQSSWSFDWNRFTWTHESNTVYDLTPLPADIWSGGTLDMSIASTGWLERGIRVNSSTLALNYSAGNPTHAAVPEPLTLSLFGLGLAGLGLYRRLR encoded by the coding sequence ATGAGAAAGCTTGTCGCAGCAGCGCTGCTTTTCACAGCAATCGCTTTCACCGCCGGGTCGGCGCTGGCCCTGCCGCTGGGCATGAACCAGTCGAGCTGGTCCAATGCCAGTTGGGCGGGTGAGCGCTGGAATTACGTCGAGCAGTTGAATTTCTATGAGATGGGCGGCGACCAGAGCGGGTACTGGATCGGGGCGGCATCGCGTGGATTCGACCAGTCCTCGTTTTCGTACGCGCACAATCTCCCGGTAAATCTTACCCAGGGCGTCAATCGCGCCTGGTTGTGGATCAACGCCGACTATGTCGACACGTATGGAAATATCGTGACCCTTGAGGGGCGCTTCTCCGGTCGGCTGAACCAGTCCAGCTGGTCGTTTGACTGGAACCGGTTCACCTGGACGCACGAGAGCAACACGGTCTACGACCTGACGCCGCTTCCGGCGGACATTTGGTCGGGCGGGACCCTTGACATGTCGATAGCATCGACCGGCTGGTTGGAGCGCGGTATCCGCGTGAACAGTTCCACTCTCGCGCTCAATTACAGTGCAGGCAATCCGACACATGCGGCGGTTCCGGAACCGCTCACGTTGAGTCTCTTCGGCCTGGGCCTCGCAGGTCTGGGCCTGTATCGTCGCTTGAGGTAG